The following are encoded together in the Oncorhynchus nerka isolate Pitt River linkage group LG25, Oner_Uvic_2.0, whole genome shotgun sequence genome:
- the LOC115109461 gene encoding semaphorin-3E-like, translated as MECVRSVFLMMCVFLWSSAHSAQSVYPRIRLSHKELWELNRTWVFQGPGPSLQTQTMMLDEAHDRLYVGAKNTLYSLSLERVNHQHREIDWASSESQVEDCMMKGKEKPECANYIKVLQQFNTTHLLACGTGAFNPLCATIRVGHAGQARQFELEEQSVESGRGRCPYDHNIPVTSTLDRGELYIGLYTDYWENDAALCRLNNQSYTRTERDNRQQLNEPKFIGSVVIPDNDDRDDDKVYFFFTERGMDAEGVNKAVYTRVGRVCANDQGGQRMLVNRWSSFLKTRLICSVAGPNGIDTHFDELEDVFVLKNKDEKNPEIFGLFSTTSAVFQGYAVCVYHMDVVRAAFNGQFAHRERPEHHWTPYKGRVPYPRPGSCASKVNGGGFSGSKEFPDEVLRFVRSHPVMSSPVLPLHKKPVLLQTEPGGRRLTQIAVDRVQAQDGHYHVLYIGRDDSVVLKVISIYNKDTDTIEEVLLEELQVFKVPVPITEIIISAKRQQLYVGSEVGVAQVRLHQCELYGSECADCCLARDPYCAWDGLTCSRYYPVGVYTKRRFRRQDVRHGNAVQLCNGLQIDGQSYQGAEERQVYGVENNSTLLECTPRSLQARVLWYIQRGPDREKVRGDESVVITTHGLLFLIVRIGDAGMYVCQTVEQGYVHTLLRVTLHVLGGERVSALIHRTGEEGEEEGETTATSCHLPIDSPPDLHTGSNSDPTSRLPGALPGSSLAPAPAPGPTSRLWYKEFLQLIGYRDTQRLEEYCERVWCSEKRRRKTKLRYTQPLGRGERRARGRGEPHRTPRHTMDT; from the exons agCTATGGGAGTTGAACAGGACGTGGGTGTTCCAGGGACCAGGTCCCTCCCTGCAAACCCAGACCATGATGTTGGACGAGGCCCATGATAGGCTGTATGTAGGGGCTAAGAACACCCTGTACTCCCTCAGCCTGGAGAGAGTTAACCACCAACACAGAGAg ATTGACTGGGCCAGCTCTGAGTCACAGGTAGAAGATTGTATGATGAAGGGTAAAGAGAAG CCAGAGTGTGCTAACTACATCAAGGTGTTGCAGCAGTTTAACACAACACACCTGTTGGCATGTGGAACAGGAGCATTTAACCCTCTCTGTGCCACCATCAGGGTGGGACACGCAGGACAG GCCAGACAGTTTGAGCTGGAGGAGCAGAGTGTAGAGAGTGGAAGAGGGAGATGTCCCTATGACCACAACATTCCCGTAACCTCCACCCTGGACA gaggaGAGCTATATATTGGCCTGTATACAGACTACTGGGAAAATGATGCAGCTCTGTGTCGACTGAACAACCAAAGCTACACACGCACTGAgagagacaacagacaacagCTCAATG AGCCTAAGTTCATTGGGTCGGTGGTGATTCCTGATAACGATGACAGGGATGATGACAAGGTCTACTTCTTCTTCACCGAGAGAGGGATGGACGCAGAGGGGGTTAACAAGGCTGTTTACACCCGGGTGGGACGGGTCTGTGCG AATGACCAGGGAGGTCAGAGGATGTTGGTGAATCGTTGGAGCTCCTTCCTAAAGACCCGTCTCATCTGCTCTGTGGCTGGACCCAACGGCATCGACACACACTTCGATGAGCTGG AGGATGTATTTGTGTTGAAGAACAAGGATGAGAAGAATCCAGAGATATTTGGCCTCTTCAGTACTACAAG tgcTGTGTTCCAGGgctatgcagtgtgtgtgtaccacATGGATGTTGTGCGAGCAGCATTCAACGGCCAATTTGCACACCGGGAGAGACCAGAGCACCACTGGACCCCATACAAAGGCCGGGTCCCCTACCCACGCCCCGGATCT tgtgccAGTAAGGTGAACGGTGGTGGGTTCTCAGGTTCTAAGGAGTTCCCTGATGAGGTTCTGCGTTTTGTGCGTTCCCACCCCGTCATGTCCAGCCCGGTCCTGCCCCTCCACAAGAAACCTGTCCTACTGCAGACGGAGCCAGGAGGGAGGAGACTAACCCAGATTGCTGTGGACCGCGTCCAGGCCCAGGATGGACACTACCACGTCCTGTACATAGGCAGAG ACGActctgttgtgttgaaggttATCAGCATCTACAACAAAGACACAGACACCATAGAGGAAGTACTACTGGAGGAACTGCAGGTGTTCAAG GTCCCTGTGCCAATAACTGAGATCATCATATCTGCAAAACGA caACAGCTCTATGTGGGTTCTGAGGTGGGTGTGGCTCAGGTGAGGCTCCATCAATGTGAACTGTACGGGTCAGAGTGTGCTGACTGTTGCCTAGCCAGGGATCCTTACTGTGCCTGGGATGGACTCACCTGCTCACGATACTACCCTGTTGGGGTCTACACCAAGAG acGATTCAGACGACAGGATGTTCGCCATGGCAACGCTGTACAGCTATGCAATGGGCTGCAGATTGatggtcagtct tACCAGGGTGCGGAGGAGAGGCAGGTGTATGGGGTAGAGAATAACAGTACTCTACTGGAGTGTACCCCTCGTTCTCTACAGGCCAGAGTTCTGTGGTACATACAGAGAGGTCCAgacagagagaag gtcaGAGGTGATGAGAGTGTAGTCATAACGACCCACGGGCTGTTGTTCCTGATTGTGCGGATTGGGGACGCTGGCATGTACGTGTGTCAGACGGTAGAACAGGGCTATGTCCACACCCTACTGAGGGTAACGCTTCATGTGCTGGGAGGGGAGAGGGTCAGTgccctgatacacaggacaggggaggaaggagaggaagaaggggagaccACAGCAACCTCCTGTCACCTTCCCATAGATTCCCCTCCAGACCTCCACACTGGTTCCAACTCTGACCCCACTTCTAGACTACCAGGAGCCCTACCAGGGTCCTCCCTAGCCCCCGCTCCAGCTCCAGGCCCTACCTCTCGGCTGTGGTACAAGGAGTTCCTCCAACTTATAGGATATCGAGATACACAGCGGCTGGAGGAGTACTGTGAGAGGGTCTGGTGCTCAGAGAAAAGACGCAGGAAGACCAAACTTAGATACACCCAGCCactgggaagaggagagaggagggcaagggggaggggagagccTCACAGAACCCCCAGACACACCATGGAcacctga